From Granulicella sp. WH15, the proteins below share one genomic window:
- a CDS encoding SelT/SelW/SelH family protein produces the protein MSTLPRVHIKYCTQCRWLLRASWMAQELLTTFQDEIGEVALIPGTGGVFEVGVNDELIWSRKDEGRFPDIKELKQLVRDRIAPGRDLGHTDR, from the coding sequence ATGTCCACTTTGCCACGAGTCCACATCAAGTACTGCACTCAGTGCCGATGGCTGTTGCGCGCTTCCTGGATGGCGCAGGAGCTGCTGACGACATTTCAGGATGAGATCGGCGAAGTCGCACTGATCCCCGGCACAGGCGGCGTCTTCGAGGTGGGTGTGAACGATGAGCTCATCTGGTCGCGTAAGGATGAGGGCAGGTTCCCGGACATCAAGGAGCTTAAGCAACTGGTGCGGGATCGGATTGCTCCGGGAAGAGATTTAGGGCACACCGACCGTTGA
- a CDS encoding response regulator transcription factor — MNILVVEDNKRLGNILRQGLIEDGHQVVLSQRGDDGRDLLLETAFDAAVLDVMLPGLDGFSVLEQVRERKCLVPILMLTAKDSMRDIVHGLNLGADDYLTKPFQIQVFIARVRAIGRRSPMLQPKKLLAGDLELDTSSRVARRADNEIALTKKEYTLLELLMRRANQVVTRNQLREAGWSYDAEVSDSSVDFYMHSLRSKIDINRRESLIRTVRSLGYTLAVPK; from the coding sequence ATGAACATCCTTGTGGTCGAAGACAATAAACGACTTGGCAATATCCTACGGCAGGGATTGATCGAAGATGGGCATCAGGTTGTGCTCTCGCAAAGGGGCGACGATGGGCGCGATCTCCTGCTGGAAACCGCATTTGACGCGGCTGTGCTCGATGTCATGCTGCCCGGTCTAGATGGCTTTAGCGTGCTCGAGCAGGTACGTGAGCGCAAGTGCCTGGTTCCGATCCTTATGTTGACTGCAAAGGATTCCATGAGGGATATCGTGCATGGTCTGAACCTCGGCGCGGATGACTACCTCACCAAGCCGTTTCAGATTCAGGTCTTCATTGCGCGCGTTCGCGCCATAGGCCGTCGCAGCCCCATGCTGCAACCGAAGAAGCTTCTCGCTGGCGATCTCGAACTTGATACCTCCAGCCGTGTCGCTCGTCGCGCGGACAACGAGATAGCCCTGACAAAGAAGGAATACACCCTGCTCGAGCTGCTCATGCGTAGAGCCAACCAAGTAGTCACACGCAATCAACTGCGAGAGGCCGGCTGGTCTTACGATGCGGAAGTAAGCGACAGCAGCGTCGATTTCTACATGCACAGCCTGCGCTCGAAGATCGACATCAATCGCCGCGAGAGCCTCATTCGAACCGTCCGCTCTCTCGGATATACCCTGGCAGTTCCAAAATGA
- a CDS encoding helix-turn-helix domain-containing protein, with amino-acid sequence MSRWGCLVLLVLLDGTQRFSELARGIGGVSEKMLAQTLQTLEADGFVLRTVYPTIPPKVEYSLTRLGREVGIHIKTLTDWVEEHVPEVLGSRSQLAGRRESSSRLIAR; translated from the coding sequence ATGTCGCGGTGGGGGTGCCTAGTGCTTCTTGTTCTTCTGGATGGGACACAGCGTTTCAGCGAGCTGGCACGAGGCATCGGAGGCGTCAGTGAAAAGATGCTGGCCCAGACTCTCCAGACCCTCGAAGCAGATGGATTTGTGCTGAGAACGGTATACCCGACCATTCCTCCTAAGGTCGAATACAGCCTGACCCGTCTCGGGAGAGAGGTGGGGATTCATATTAAGACGCTGACGGATTGGGTGGAAGAGCATGTTCCGGAGGTGCTCGGAAGCCGCTCGCAGCTTGCTGGGCGACGGGAGTCCTCTAGTCGCCTCATCGCTCGTTAG
- a CDS encoding carboxypeptidase regulatory-like domain-containing protein, whose protein sequence is MKKLFLLFLLSVLPALAQTDRASLTGSVTDPSGRRVVGAHLVITSENTDTQRLTDTNQAGAYTVSSLATGAYTVAINAPGFSPYVLEGVTLDVGQTRTLDAKLAIEGTSTQVEVLDSGLSKSSAEIGGVVHGKQAQDLSLNGRSFVGLVSLVPGVIDGGTGTQQDVRFAGLSDEDNTWHLDGVDNSGINHQYQKVDLHLQVSTEAIAEFRANGVGYSADQGGSVGGQIEVVSKTGGAQFHGAAWEFIRNNYFDATPWGAAGFLPALRRNNYGANLGGPILKKKLFFFANYEAVREILNKPITGTVPTASFRAQVASQQPVLAPLINAYPLGQIAISPTSATYNGTGKQITREDSGLIRGDYHVSDRMSVFVRVNTDHYTQTAPDNLPPATGFNNLNTPNATIGVQNTFTQRFFNDFRYGFNRAQFLQGQNTPFAFALSISPFTSIGNPSGSIRNDNSFTGIDDATFLFGRHTIKAGVTVRRVQENKASPNSPDETISYTSTSTFLSNLIDSDSYNGTVPLTGQRLTEYFGYVLDQYKLGSTVNLNIGLRYEYFGVNHEVLGRGISVDPLNCPNIVCPSNIGWYSPNLLDLSPRISGAWSPELLHGKTVFRAGFGIYYGFGQFGGLGTPISNITPAKYTLTQAQSPGLSYPVPPTLGTQTGSSSPSGAPINRRDTAVDEWTISVQQEIAKQTIFQMSYFGTSASHVFSDWTLNGIIPATGKRPYAGYSTIDYRGTFNHASTNAFQTSLQRNVSRELSLSANYEWSHSIDNGGLGGGEADVPQNVACPRCERAASDQDMRSYFTGSAIWQLPFGRGRKFLNTGSRTADFFLGGWQLSTIAYARGGLPLNVTVSRSASALPDQINKSQRPNVVLGVPLYFADKTPQHWLNYEAFSTPANGTWGNLGRNAVRGPAHWQIDPAISKRFPITERVGTTFRAEAFNILNKAQYGKPATTWAPATTVPNPNNFGVITSAYNTNTAGSGGPRDLQFSLKVDF, encoded by the coding sequence ATGAAGAAACTTTTTTTGCTCTTTCTACTATCGGTTCTGCCTGCCCTGGCGCAGACGGACCGTGCAAGCCTGACGGGTTCGGTCACTGACCCGTCAGGCCGCAGGGTCGTCGGGGCTCACCTCGTAATCACGTCCGAAAATACGGACACTCAGCGTCTCACAGATACTAACCAGGCCGGTGCTTACACTGTAAGCTCTCTGGCTACGGGCGCATATACTGTAGCGATCAATGCGCCCGGATTTTCTCCCTATGTTCTGGAGGGCGTGACGCTGGACGTGGGACAGACCCGCACGCTTGACGCCAAACTGGCTATCGAAGGCACAAGCACGCAGGTCGAAGTTTTGGACTCAGGTCTGTCAAAGTCCTCTGCTGAGATCGGCGGAGTCGTCCATGGCAAACAGGCGCAGGATCTTTCGCTCAACGGCCGGAGCTTTGTAGGTCTTGTCTCTCTCGTTCCGGGAGTGATCGACGGAGGCACTGGTACGCAGCAGGATGTACGTTTCGCGGGGCTCTCGGACGAAGATAACACTTGGCATCTGGATGGAGTCGATAACTCCGGCATCAATCACCAGTACCAGAAAGTCGATCTTCACCTGCAGGTCTCGACGGAGGCCATTGCCGAGTTTCGTGCCAACGGCGTTGGCTATAGCGCGGATCAAGGCGGTTCGGTTGGTGGACAGATCGAGGTCGTATCGAAGACCGGTGGTGCTCAGTTTCATGGAGCGGCCTGGGAGTTCATTCGCAACAACTACTTTGATGCGACTCCGTGGGGAGCAGCCGGATTTCTTCCCGCTCTGCGACGGAATAACTACGGTGCAAATCTCGGTGGCCCGATCTTGAAGAAGAAGCTTTTCTTCTTTGCGAACTACGAGGCCGTACGTGAGATCTTGAATAAGCCCATCACGGGGACCGTTCCCACCGCGAGCTTCAGAGCGCAGGTCGCGAGCCAGCAGCCTGTATTAGCTCCGTTGATCAATGCTTATCCGCTTGGCCAGATCGCTATTAGTCCGACCAGTGCCACCTATAATGGCACCGGCAAGCAGATTACACGCGAAGATTCGGGCTTGATTCGTGGCGACTATCACGTCAGTGACCGCATGAGTGTCTTTGTCCGCGTCAACACGGATCACTACACCCAGACGGCGCCTGATAACCTGCCGCCTGCAACTGGATTCAACAACCTGAACACGCCTAACGCCACGATTGGAGTTCAGAACACCTTCACGCAGCGGTTCTTCAACGACTTTCGCTATGGCTTCAATCGCGCACAGTTTCTCCAGGGGCAGAACACGCCGTTTGCGTTTGCCCTTTCGATCTCACCCTTCACCAGCATCGGCAATCCGAGCGGTTCTATTCGCAACGACAACTCCTTCACCGGCATCGATGATGCAACCTTCCTCTTCGGGCGTCATACCATCAAGGCTGGAGTTACCGTGCGTCGTGTGCAGGAGAACAAAGCCTCGCCGAACAGTCCCGATGAGACAATTTCTTATACCAGCACTTCGACCTTTCTCAGCAATCTGATCGACTCCGACAGCTACAATGGCACCGTTCCCCTGACAGGCCAGCGTTTGACGGAGTACTTCGGATACGTCCTCGACCAGTACAAGCTTGGCTCGACAGTGAATCTGAATATCGGCCTGCGTTACGAGTACTTCGGCGTCAACCACGAGGTGTTGGGGCGAGGCATCAGTGTCGATCCCCTCAACTGCCCCAATATCGTCTGCCCCAGCAATATTGGCTGGTACAGCCCCAACTTGCTCGATCTGTCTCCCCGTATCAGTGGCGCATGGTCTCCTGAGCTTCTTCATGGCAAGACGGTCTTCCGTGCGGGATTCGGAATCTACTATGGCTTCGGTCAGTTTGGAGGTCTGGGCACTCCCATCTCGAACATAACCCCGGCAAAATACACTCTGACACAGGCTCAGTCTCCGGGACTTAGCTATCCGGTTCCGCCAACACTTGGTACTCAGACAGGAAGCTCAAGCCCCTCGGGTGCGCCGATCAATCGGCGAGACACGGCAGTGGATGAGTGGACGATCTCCGTTCAGCAGGAGATTGCCAAACAGACGATCTTCCAGATGTCGTACTTCGGTACAAGCGCATCGCACGTCTTCTCCGATTGGACACTCAACGGAATTATTCCCGCAACCGGCAAACGTCCTTATGCGGGGTATTCGACGATCGACTACCGCGGAACCTTCAATCATGCCAGTACCAACGCATTCCAGACCAGCCTGCAGCGGAATGTATCCAGAGAGCTATCGCTCTCGGCTAACTACGAGTGGTCGCATTCGATTGATAACGGCGGCCTCGGTGGTGGCGAAGCCGATGTCCCGCAGAACGTCGCCTGCCCACGGTGCGAACGCGCTGCAAGCGACCAGGACATGCGCTCTTACTTTACCGGCAGTGCTATCTGGCAGCTTCCGTTTGGGCGAGGACGCAAGTTCCTGAACACCGGTTCACGTACTGCTGACTTCTTCCTGGGAGGATGGCAACTGAGCACGATCGCATACGCGAGAGGTGGGCTTCCTCTCAACGTGACGGTGAGCCGCAGTGCAAGCGCACTGCCGGATCAGATCAACAAAAGCCAGCGTCCTAACGTGGTTCTGGGAGTGCCGCTTTACTTTGCAGATAAGACACCACAGCACTGGCTCAACTACGAGGCCTTCTCCACGCCGGCAAATGGCACCTGGGGTAATCTCGGACGTAACGCGGTGCGCGGGCCGGCACACTGGCAGATCGATCCTGCGATCAGCAAGCGTTTCCCCATCACGGAGAGAGTGGGCACTACCTTCCGTGCTGAGGCGTTCAATATCTTGAACAAGGCGCAGTATGGCAAACCGGCAACAACCTGGGCTCCGGCTACCACTGTTCCTAACCCGAATAACTTTGGTGTCATCACCTCTGCTTACAACACGAACACTGCCGGATCCGGTGGGCCTCGAGACTTGCAGTTCAGTTTGAAGGTTGACTTCTAA
- a CDS encoding alkaline phosphatase family protein, with amino-acid sequence MKIRNIFCTALLALSLPGAHAEEKPKTSEHRPKLILAIAIDQFRYDYTTRFRDRYTGGLATMLSQGAVFVDAHQDHFPTVTATGHATFLTGSVPATSGIIGNDWYDRALGKTITSVEDAKTTLLGAGSGKEGASPHNLIVSTLGDEIKIADRGTSKVIGISMKDRAAILPAGRMADAAYWIDNQSGNVVSSTWYQSKLPEWVEQFNSTKPALKYLGATWFPIGKDAFSAKPFITLSNIANKAYFSEWEKTPYANDMLEELAEQVLRHEDLGHHNGTDVLTISFSANDHLGHAVGPDAPEVEDMSVYTDRVLAKLLDAAVKQAGGLENLLVVVTADHGVSPVPEVNTARKMPGGRIDKKEYLGKIQDALTKKFGEGKWLLGVQESGFYFNYDLIAQKKLKPSAVEDEAAAAAMTLPYVARTYTRTQLLKHEAAQSQIDEYVARAFFPQRGPDVIVIMKPYYLGGDSGTGHGSPYDYDSHVPLIFYGSKVRAGVYSKRVGVSDVAPTLAAILQIETPSGNVGHVLEQVAEPFLESRQQSHLPHSTPKHSAKQ; translated from the coding sequence TTGAAGATCCGAAACATATTCTGCACCGCTCTGCTGGCTCTTTCTCTACCAGGAGCCCATGCGGAAGAAAAGCCGAAGACCTCCGAACACCGACCGAAGCTGATTCTGGCAATCGCAATCGATCAGTTCCGGTATGACTACACGACTCGCTTCCGTGATCGCTACACGGGCGGCCTGGCCACGATGCTGTCGCAAGGGGCGGTGTTTGTGGATGCGCATCAGGATCACTTTCCAACGGTTACTGCCACCGGTCATGCGACTTTTCTGACTGGATCGGTGCCTGCGACGAGCGGCATCATCGGCAATGACTGGTACGACCGCGCGTTGGGCAAGACCATCACCTCGGTTGAGGATGCGAAGACGACTCTTCTTGGGGCCGGTTCGGGGAAAGAGGGAGCGTCGCCGCACAACCTGATCGTGAGCACGCTCGGTGACGAGATCAAGATCGCTGATCGAGGCACGTCAAAGGTGATTGGCATCTCGATGAAGGACCGGGCGGCGATTCTGCCCGCGGGGCGTATGGCGGATGCGGCCTACTGGATCGACAACCAATCGGGCAATGTCGTGAGCAGCACGTGGTATCAGTCGAAGCTGCCGGAGTGGGTCGAGCAGTTCAACTCCACTAAGCCCGCTCTGAAGTACCTGGGCGCGACGTGGTTTCCCATTGGGAAGGATGCCTTCTCTGCGAAGCCGTTTATCACGCTCTCGAACATCGCGAATAAGGCTTACTTCTCTGAGTGGGAGAAGACACCGTATGCCAATGACATGCTTGAAGAGTTGGCAGAGCAGGTGCTCCGTCATGAAGACCTCGGCCATCACAACGGAACCGATGTGCTGACGATCAGCTTCTCCGCGAACGATCATCTTGGCCATGCGGTTGGGCCGGATGCGCCCGAGGTCGAGGATATGTCCGTATACACGGACCGGGTTCTGGCCAAGCTTCTGGATGCGGCGGTCAAGCAGGCGGGCGGTCTCGAGAACCTGCTGGTGGTGGTTACTGCGGATCATGGCGTGTCGCCCGTGCCTGAGGTAAACACGGCGCGCAAGATGCCGGGTGGACGTATCGATAAGAAGGAGTATCTCGGCAAAATTCAGGATGCTCTAACGAAGAAGTTCGGTGAAGGGAAGTGGCTGCTGGGGGTTCAGGAGTCCGGCTTTTACTTCAACTACGATCTGATCGCGCAGAAGAAGCTAAAGCCCAGTGCTGTCGAAGACGAGGCTGCAGCGGCTGCGATGACGCTTCCGTATGTCGCGCGGACCTATACCCGCACGCAGTTGCTGAAGCATGAGGCCGCGCAGTCGCAGATCGACGAGTATGTCGCACGAGCCTTCTTTCCTCAGCGTGGTCCCGATGTGATTGTCATCATGAAGCCCTACTATCTCGGGGGCGATTCGGGCACTGGGCACGGCTCTCCTTATGACTACGACAGCCATGTACCGCTGATCTTCTATGGCAGCAAGGTGCGGGCTGGTGTCTATAGCAAGCGCGTCGGCGTCAGCGACGTAGCGCCAACCCTGGCGGCGATCCTGCAGATCGAGACTCCAAGCGGCAACGTTGGACATGTGCTCGAACAGGTAGCTGAGCCATTTCTCGAGTCGAGGCAGCAGTCACATCTGCCGCACTCGACTCCGAAACATTCTGCGAAGCAGTGA
- a CDS encoding SDR family oxidoreductase: MIVVTGATGKLGHHVIKGLLKKVPATQIVAAVRNPEKASDLAALGVQLRQADYSKPVTLASTFAGAEKVLLISSNELGERVAQHKAVIDAAIAANVKLLAYTSILRADTSALALATEHLATEEHIRSSGLPFVLLRNGWYLENHTEVLGPALQHGTILGAAQDGKLASASREDYALAAATVLTGEGHENKVYELAGDNSYTLSELAAEVSKIASVPVAYKNLTPSEYETALLGFGLPAALASLLANSDAGAAKGELDSTSHDLQALLGRPTTTLTEAVHAAITK; encoded by the coding sequence ATGATCGTCGTCACAGGAGCAACAGGGAAACTTGGCCATCATGTCATCAAGGGATTGCTAAAGAAGGTTCCGGCAACTCAGATCGTCGCGGCTGTCCGCAACCCCGAAAAAGCCTCGGACCTCGCCGCTCTGGGAGTTCAGCTGCGGCAGGCCGACTACTCCAAGCCCGTTACGCTCGCTTCGACATTCGCCGGCGCGGAAAAGGTCCTGCTCATCTCATCGAACGAACTCGGCGAGCGCGTGGCACAGCACAAGGCCGTGATCGACGCCGCCATAGCAGCGAATGTGAAGCTTCTTGCCTACACCAGCATTCTGAGGGCAGACACCTCTGCCCTGGCCTTGGCAACCGAGCACCTGGCAACGGAAGAGCACATTCGCTCCTCAGGCTTGCCATTCGTCCTACTGCGCAACGGCTGGTATCTGGAAAACCATACGGAGGTGCTCGGCCCTGCGCTACAGCATGGAACGATCCTGGGAGCCGCCCAAGACGGTAAGTTAGCCTCAGCATCTCGAGAGGATTATGCTCTGGCAGCCGCGACAGTGCTTACGGGCGAAGGGCACGAGAATAAGGTGTACGAGCTAGCCGGAGACAACTCCTACACACTCTCCGAACTAGCCGCTGAAGTCTCAAAGATCGCCTCCGTACCAGTGGCCTACAAAAACCTGACTCCAAGCGAATATGAGACCGCGCTACTCGGCTTCGGACTCCCCGCGGCTCTAGCCTCTCTCCTCGCCAACTCAGACGCGGGCGCAGCAAAGGGCGAACTGGACTCCACGTCCCATGACCTTCAAGCCCTGCTTGGTCGCCCAACTACTACGCTGACAGAAGCAGTACATGCAGCTATCACCAAATAA
- a CDS encoding ATP-binding protein: MKITLRSLRIRLSLLYIIFTLTSMICLGCFSYWYLSRQLESSRKHTMEAREERVIRYIATWPRQGPALDLLEKLQLFSIALASTDIIQAYELDGSLIYSSPGSPEFKVPWPNKSCLERCYDLVHQNGHTVRTLDHVVILDGHKIRLSLSGKIDEHEDILRAVRNSYLLFCPLLLLASAAGGYVLSNRALTPVSQMTTEARKIGIQDLERRLPVPDTGDELQTLAETWNELLGRLETAVARLTQFTGDISHDLSTTITIMLTTASLALSRTRSTEEYQSALSTIAVECEATSQLLEDLLAVARADLVHQNIERRPVPISQIVLEMSQHFAAKARLKNQVLTSRIDDDAWMLGDLSLLRRMVTILLDNAIKYTPESGSISISLEANGETIQLVVKDTGIGIPAEALPKIFDRFYRVDQARSQEEGSSSGLGLSIAKWVVEAHQSVITVDSKPGEGSTFTVSIPEQNNGVEATHLAAF, encoded by the coding sequence ATGAAGATCACCTTACGCTCTCTTCGCATCAGGCTTTCTCTGCTCTACATCATCTTTACCTTGACCTCCATGATCTGCCTCGGCTGCTTCTCGTACTGGTATCTCAGCCGCCAGCTTGAAAGCTCTCGCAAGCACACCATGGAAGCACGCGAGGAGCGTGTCATCCGCTACATCGCCACCTGGCCCCGGCAAGGCCCTGCGCTCGACCTACTTGAAAAGCTCCAGTTGTTCAGCATTGCACTCGCTTCCACCGACATCATTCAGGCCTATGAACTCGATGGGAGCCTCATCTACTCTTCGCCCGGCAGTCCCGAGTTCAAGGTTCCCTGGCCCAACAAGTCGTGTTTGGAACGCTGCTACGACCTCGTTCACCAGAACGGCCACACCGTCCGCACGCTTGACCACGTGGTCATACTTGACGGCCACAAGATACGCCTGTCCCTCTCCGGCAAGATCGACGAGCATGAAGATATCCTCCGCGCTGTACGCAACTCCTACCTGCTCTTCTGCCCGCTCCTGCTCCTTGCCTCGGCTGCGGGAGGGTATGTTCTCAGCAACCGCGCGCTCACCCCTGTCAGCCAGATGACAACAGAGGCGCGCAAGATCGGGATTCAGGATCTCGAGCGTCGGCTGCCTGTGCCCGATACTGGAGACGAGCTACAAACACTCGCTGAGACATGGAACGAGCTGCTAGGCAGGCTTGAGACTGCAGTCGCGAGACTCACGCAATTTACGGGCGATATCTCCCACGATCTCAGCACCACGATTACGATCATGCTCACCACAGCCAGCCTCGCCTTGAGCAGAACGAGATCGACCGAAGAGTATCAGAGCGCGCTAAGCACGATTGCTGTCGAATGTGAGGCCACCTCTCAGCTTCTCGAAGACCTGCTCGCCGTAGCGAGAGCCGACCTCGTGCATCAGAACATCGAACGCCGTCCCGTTCCCATCTCGCAGATCGTCCTCGAGATGTCTCAGCACTTCGCGGCCAAGGCGAGGCTCAAGAATCAGGTTCTCACCTCACGTATCGACGACGACGCCTGGATGCTTGGAGATCTCTCCCTGCTGCGGCGAATGGTCACGATCCTCCTCGACAACGCGATTAAGTACACGCCGGAGTCCGGTTCTATCAGCATCTCTCTGGAAGCAAATGGCGAAACCATCCAACTGGTTGTAAAGGATACGGGAATTGGCATTCCTGCAGAGGCGCTGCCGAAGATCTTCGACAGGTTCTATCGTGTCGATCAGGCACGGAGCCAGGAGGAGGGGAGCAGCAGTGGCCTGGGCCTATCCATCGCAAAATGGGTTGTGGAAGCGCATCAATCGGTCATCACGGTAGACTCCAAGCCGGGCGAAGGAAGCACCTTTACCGTCTCCATCCCGGAGCAGAACAATGGTGTCGAAGCCACACATTTAGCCGCCTTCTGA